One window of the Triticum dicoccoides isolate Atlit2015 ecotype Zavitan chromosome 3B, WEW_v2.0, whole genome shotgun sequence genome contains the following:
- the LOC119278266 gene encoding uncharacterized protein LOC119278266, whose translation MSAAGAGPGPGAEAQMGKDRDVVRLERESVIPVMKPKLIMKLAYLIERENDREEFVKLCKRMEYTIRAWYHLQFDDMMELYALFDPVQGAKKLQQQNFSSEEIDTLEQNFLTYLFQMMEKSNFNILSDDEVELAHSGQYLLNLPIKVDEAKLDNKLLSKYFKEHHHDNLPEFCDKYVIFRRGIGLDRTSDFFFMEKVDMVITRTWRWLLQKTRLQRLFLRKKKVKPVIDSKKNDDLVGEGDDKELYIERIRLETMNLSLRNLIGKVTIQEPTFEEVIVLYRKKSPKGQDDRAIQVKHFKNIPMADMELVLPEKKNPSLTPMDWVQFIVSVVIGLVTLVGSLEIPKADFWVVIAILSALAGYCAKIYFSFQKNMATYQNLITQSMYDKQLDSGKGTLLHLCDDVIQQEIKEVIIAYYILMENGKATIEDLDLQCEELIQEEFGLQCNFEVMDALQKLERFGIVTRDSIGRIVCVPLKRSNEIIGATTEELVMKFRQS comes from the exons AtgtcggcggcgggggcggggccgGGGCCGGGGGCGGAGGCCCAGATGGGGAAGGACAGGGACGTGGTGCGGCTGGAGCGCGAGTCGGTGATCCCCGTCATGAAGCCCAAGCTCATCATGAAGCTCGCCTACCTCATTG AGCGCGAAAACGACAGGGAGGAATTCGTGAAGCTCTGCAAGAGGATGGAGTACACCATCAGAGCCTGGTATCATCTACAGTTTGATGATATGATG GAGCTGTATGCTCTCTTCGACCCTGTGCAGGGTGCCAAAAAACTGCAGCAGCAGAACTTTTCGTCCGAGGAAATCGATACACTCGAGCAGAACTTCCTGACCTATTTATTTCAG ATGATGGAAAAAAGCAATTTCAACATATTATCTGATGATGAGGTTGAGCTTGCTCATTCTGGACAATACCTATTGAATCTTCCAATTAAAGTTGACGAAGCAAAG TTAGACAACAAACTTTTGTCAAAGTATTTCAAGGAGCACCATCATGACAACCTACCTGAGTTCTGTGATAAG TACGTCATATTCCGGAGGGGCATAGGACTGGACCGCACTAGCGATTTTTTCTTCATGGAGAAAGTGGATATGGTCATAACTCGTACATGGCGATGGCTGTTACAGAAGACGAG ACTGCAAAGGCTCTTCTTGAGAAAGAAAAAGGTCAAGCCAGTGATAGATTCCAAGAAAAATGATGATCTAGTTGGTGAAGGGGACGACAAGGAGCTATACATTGAACGTATACGACTTGAAACAATGAACTTGAG CCTGCGCAATTTAATTGGCAAGGTTACAATTCAGGAGCCTACATTTGAAGAGGTGATTGTCTTGTACAG GAAGAAAAGCCCGAAGGGCCAGGATGATAGAGCAATTCAGGTTAAACACTTCAAAAATATTCCGATGGCAGATATGGAGTTGGTTCTG CCTGAGAAGAAAAACCCGAGCCTCACGCCAATGGACTGGGTTCAGTTCATTGTTTCTGTTGTTATTGGGCTT GTTACACTCGTCGGTTCACTCGAAATACCTAAAGCTGATTTCTGGGTTGTGATTGCCATCCTTTCTGCTCTGGCTGGATATTGTGCTAAGATATATTTCTC GTTCCAAAAGAACATGGCAACCTATCAAAACCTAATCACTCAGTCAATGTATGACAAACAACTAGATAGTGGGAAAGGCACACTTCTGCACCTCTGTGATGATGTGATTCAACAGGAA ATCAAGGAGGTCATAATCGCATACTATATATTGATGGAAAATGGAAAGGCTACTATTGAG GATCTTGATTTGCAATGCGAGGAGCTAATCCAGGAAGAGTTTGGTTTGCAATGTAATTTTGAGGTGATGGATGCTCTTCAAAAGTTAGAGAGATTTGGTATTGTTACAAGA GATTCTATAGGAAGAATTGTTTGCGTTCCTCTAAAGCGATCCAATGAGATCATTGGTGCTACTACCGAGGAGCTGGTTATGAAATTCAGACAAAGCTAG
- the LOC119278269 gene encoding photosynthetic NDH subunit of subcomplex B 5, chloroplastic-like, protein MSSSLASAISAAATAACPRHGAAKQQLSTRVKPHLKHAAGCWESSGSGRVVVARAGPGPLTEIEPDLQEDPIDKWRTNGVLPEDFVYGVYDGHHTYDEGQEKKGFWEDVSEWYQEAEPPQGFQALISWAFPPAVILGMAFDVPGEYLYIGAAIFIVMFCVIEMDKPDKPHNFEPEIYMMERSKRDKLIADYNSMDIWDFNEKYGELWDFTVNRDDLIQP, encoded by the exons ATGAGCAGCAGCTTGGCGTCCGCCATTTCTGCAGCAGCCACTGCTGCTTGTCCCCGCCATGGCGCGGCGAAGCAGCAGCTGAGCACAAGGGTGAAGCCACACCTGAAGCATGCTGCAGGCTGCTGGgagagcagcggcagcggcagggtGGTGGTGGCGAGGGCCGGGCCCGGGCCGCTGACGGAGATCGAGCCGGACCTGCAGGAGGACCCCATCGACAAGTGGCGCACCAACGGCGTCCTCCCG GAAGACTTTGTGTATGGAGTGTATGACGGCCACCACACCTATGATGAAGGCCAAG AAAAGAAGGGCTTCTGGGAGGATGTCTCTGAGTGGTACCAAGAAGCTGAGCCTCCTCAGGGCTTCCAAG CACTCATCTCCTGGGCATTCCCTCCCGCAGTCATCCTCGGAATGGCTTTCGATGTGCCG GGGGAGTACCTTTACATTGGGGCAGCTATCTTCATCGTCATGTTCTGCGTCATCGAGATGGACAAGCCGGACAAACCGCACAACTTTGAGCCGGAGATCTACATGATGGAGAGGTCCAAGCGCGACAAGCTCATCGCAGACTACAACTCCATGGACATCTGGGACTTCAACGAGAAGTACGGCGAGCTCTGGGACTTCACCGTCAACAGAGATGACCTCATCCAACCATAG
- the LOC119278267 gene encoding wall-associated receptor kinase-like 20 isoform X2, which produces MTLEELRSATNNFSSSNLVGHGMFGEVYNGLLQDGTIIAVKRRHSPPSQEFLHEVNYLSSIRRHPNLVNLLGYCQDNGMQMLVYQYVPNGSISTHLHGNGNSPTVRLEFKQRLAIAHGTAKGLSHLHSMTPPAVHMNFKTANVLVDADFVPKVADTGIRGLLDRLGNAGPPSMIFNDPFVDPRGKESMIFSIQSDVYSFGVFLVELISGRTAASDQGIIEWVQNFQESSDISTIADRRMTSGFTPQGMKELLRLALRCVNPTSENRPSMSLVEAEIHRIREQEIRRTTGMPVGDTTVTLGSQLFTSPR; this is translated from the exons ATGACACTGGAGGAACTAAGGTCTGCTACAAATAACTTCAGCAGCTCGAATCTCGTCGGACATGGAATGTTTGGAGAAGTATACAACGGTTTGCTACAGGATGGCACAATTATAGCGGTTAAAAGGCGGCATTCTCCTCCTAGCCAGGAGTTTCTTCATGAG GTTAATTACCTGTCGTCGATCCGTCGTCACCCCAACCTTGTAAATCTCTTGGGGTATTGCCAGGACAATGGCATGCAGATGCTTGTTTATCAGTATGTCCCCAATGGCAGCATTTCTACGCATTTGCATG GCAACGGCAATTCTCCAACGGTGAGGCTAGAATTCAAGCAGAGACTTGCTATTGCTCATGGAACCGCTAAGG GGTTGAGTCACCTGCATTCCATGACCCCTCCTGCTGTTCACATGAACTTCAAAACTGCTAATGTCCTGGTGGATGCGGATTTCGTACCAAAAGTTGCTGATACTGGCATCCGAGGCCTACTTGATCGACTAGGCAATGCTGGGCCGCCTTCAATGATATTCAATGATCCATTCGTCGACCCCCG GGGGAAGGAGTCCATGATTTTTTCCATACAGAGTGATGTCTACAGTTTTGGTGTGTTCCTTGTGGAGTTGATCAGTGGAAGGACGGCTGCGTCTGATCAAGGCATTATTGAATGG GTTCAAAACTTTCAAGAATCAAGTGATATCTCTACAATAGCAGATAGGAGAATGACCAGTGGCTTTACCCCACAAGGCATGAAGGAATTGTTGCGCTTGGCATTGCGGTGCGTGAACCCGACAAGCGAGAATCGTCCGTCGATGAGCCTGGTGGAAGCTGAGATACACCGGATACGCGAGCAGGAGATCAGGAGGACGACAGGCATGCCAGTGGGCGACACAACTGTGACCCTAGGCAGCCAGCTCTTCACATCACCAAGATGA
- the LOC119278267 gene encoding wall-associated receptor kinase-like 20 isoform X1, protein MSDILAVALGGAAGGLALVGAITLIVVLCLRHRRRNSDSSESNSSGQALSDVQGARCMTLEELRSATNNFSSSNLVGHGMFGEVYNGLLQDGTIIAVKRRHSPPSQEFLHEVNYLSSIRRHPNLVNLLGYCQDNGMQMLVYQYVPNGSISTHLHGNGNSPTVRLEFKQRLAIAHGTAKGLSHLHSMTPPAVHMNFKTANVLVDADFVPKVADTGIRGLLDRLGNAGPPSMIFNDPFVDPRGKESMIFSIQSDVYSFGVFLVELISGRTAASDQGIIEWVQNFQESSDISTIADRRMTSGFTPQGMKELLRLALRCVNPTSENRPSMSLVEAEIHRIREQEIRRTTGMPVGDTTVTLGSQLFTSPR, encoded by the exons ATGTCAGACATTCTTGCAGTAGCTCTAGGAGGAGCTGCAGGAGGTTTGGCATTAGTTGGTGCCATCACACTCATTGTAGTGCTATGCCTACGGCACCGCAGAAGGAATTCAGATTCTTCAGAGAGTAATTCGTCGGGTCAAGCTCTTTCAG ACGTGCAAGGAGCAAGATGTATGACACTGGAGGAACTAAGGTCTGCTACAAATAACTTCAGCAGCTCGAATCTCGTCGGACATGGAATGTTTGGAGAAGTATACAACGGTTTGCTACAGGATGGCACAATTATAGCGGTTAAAAGGCGGCATTCTCCTCCTAGCCAGGAGTTTCTTCATGAG GTTAATTACCTGTCGTCGATCCGTCGTCACCCCAACCTTGTAAATCTCTTGGGGTATTGCCAGGACAATGGCATGCAGATGCTTGTTTATCAGTATGTCCCCAATGGCAGCATTTCTACGCATTTGCATG GCAACGGCAATTCTCCAACGGTGAGGCTAGAATTCAAGCAGAGACTTGCTATTGCTCATGGAACCGCTAAGG GGTTGAGTCACCTGCATTCCATGACCCCTCCTGCTGTTCACATGAACTTCAAAACTGCTAATGTCCTGGTGGATGCGGATTTCGTACCAAAAGTTGCTGATACTGGCATCCGAGGCCTACTTGATCGACTAGGCAATGCTGGGCCGCCTTCAATGATATTCAATGATCCATTCGTCGACCCCCG GGGGAAGGAGTCCATGATTTTTTCCATACAGAGTGATGTCTACAGTTTTGGTGTGTTCCTTGTGGAGTTGATCAGTGGAAGGACGGCTGCGTCTGATCAAGGCATTATTGAATGG GTTCAAAACTTTCAAGAATCAAGTGATATCTCTACAATAGCAGATAGGAGAATGACCAGTGGCTTTACCCCACAAGGCATGAAGGAATTGTTGCGCTTGGCATTGCGGTGCGTGAACCCGACAAGCGAGAATCGTCCGTCGATGAGCCTGGTGGAAGCTGAGATACACCGGATACGCGAGCAGGAGATCAGGAGGACGACAGGCATGCCAGTGGGCGACACAACTGTGACCCTAGGCAGCCAGCTCTTCACATCACCAAGATGA